DNA from Nitriliruptor alkaliphilus DSM 45188:
CCACGTGTTGACCACCACCCGGAAGGCCGGCTTCTCGAGCCCGAAGGCGAGGATGACGTCCTCGTCGCGTGCGTGGATCACGAGCGAGTGACCGTCTCCACCGAACTTCAGCAGCTCGATGGACCGCTCGCAGCCCGCCCGCCAACCGTCCTCGACGATGAACCCGAGGACCGTGGTCAGCTTCTCGCGGCTGAGCGGGTGGGCGGGACCGACCTCGTCGAGGTCGGCGACCAGGACCCGAGCGTCGGGAGGGACGTCGATCCCCGCCAGATCACCGAGTGCCTGTGGGGACCGGCCCACGTACCGGGGGTCCATCGTGCCCTCGGGTCGGAACAGGCGCCCGGCGAAGATGTCGGCCTGGCTGCGGTCCAACCAGTGGGCGCCGTTGCTCTCCATCTCACGTCGCAGCTGCGCTGCGATCGGACGGTCGGCCACGACGGTCTGCTCGGTGGCGCAGATGGTGGAGTGGTCGAACGCCTTGGACGCCACGATGTCGGCGGCCGCTCGCGGGATGTCGGCGCTGCGGTCGACGTAGGCCGGGACGTTGCCCGGCCCGACGCCGAGCGCGGGCTTGCCGACGCTGTGGGCGGCCTTGACCATCCCGGAGCCACCCGTCGCCAGGATGAGCGAGGTCGCGTGGTGCTGCATCAGCTCGTGGGTGCCCGGCAGGGTGACGGTCGTCAGACAGCTGACGAGGCCGGCTGGCATGCCGGCGGCCTCGCCGGCCTCGGCCATCACCCGGACGGCCTCGGACGTGCACCCGACCGCGGACGGGTGCGGCGCGACCACGATCCCGTTGCGCGCCTTGACGGCGATCAGCACCTTGAAGATCGCGGTGGACGTGGGGTTGGTCGACGGGCTCAGCGCCGCCAGCACCCCGACGGGCCAGCCGATCTCGATGAGCCGGCGCTCGGCGTCGCGGCGGATGACCCCGACGGTGGGCATGTCCCGGATCGAGGCCCACACGTCACGGCTCGCGAACTCGTCCTTCAGTCGCTTGTGCCCGGCGACCCCGTAGCCGGTCTCGTCGTGGGCGGCCTGGCCGAGCCGCGCTGCCGCGTCGAAGGCCGCCGTCGCCATCGCGTCACAGATCCGGTCGACGGTCTCCTGGTCGGCGGTCAGGAAGGCGCGTTGGGCCTCCCTGGCCCCGAGGGCGCAGCGACGAGCCTCCTGCGTCGACCGGAGGTCGATGTCGAGGTCGGTGGCCATGGTCGCTCTTCCGATCCGGTCAGAACTTCACGGGGTCGCGGGCGACGTCCAGCACGGCGTCCTGGAACGCCTGGCACGCCGCCCGACAGGCGCTCTGGGTCCCGGTCAGCAGCCCTCCGGAGAAGTTGGTCTCCGATGGCGGCTCGAACCACACCTTCATCTCGACCTCGGCGGCCTTCAGCGCCGCATCGATCGCGATCGTGGCCTCGATCGGTGGTGCGATCAGGTAGGCCAGCGGGGACCCCTCGGGGACGTCGGCCTCTTTGCTCAGGTAGCTGCCGGTCCTCGAGAGGGTGTGGGCGAAGAAAGCGAGATCGCCGGCCTCGTCGGCGGCGTGGAACCACGCCGACCCCTCGGCGTAGTCGATGCAGGCCGTCAGGCCCGCACGGACCTCGGCGGGGTCGGGTCCGGCGAAGATGCCGATGATCTCGCCCGACAGCGGTCCCGACGCGTGCGCCGAACCGGCGTAGAAGCTCTTGGCGTAGACGACCTCGACCTCGGCGGCCTTCGTCGCCTCGTCCAGCGAGACGTACAGCGAGTCGTCGATGTCGCAGGTGATCATGCCGAGGCTGCGCTGCTCAGGCCGCAGCTTCAGCTCGGCAGCCAGATCGGGGTGGACGTTGGGGATGGTCCGCGCCGAGAGGATCGTCGGCTTGATCGGGTCGAGGACGGCCACGGTGATCCACTCCTGGTTCCGGGACGCCCTCAGGCGTCGTCGTCGTTGGTCGCGCGGCGCAGTTCCTGGCCGCTGGCTCGGTGCTGCAACATCCGCTTGGCGAACTCGACGACGTACGCCCCGGCCTCCAGCGGGTTGGTGCCCCCGTGCTCGGTGATCATGCAGATCAGGTCCCGGTCGGCATCGGTCTTGCCCTCCCCGGGCTGGTAGCCCATGTAGGCGCTGAGCGCGTCCGCGATACCGAGGCCCGGCCGCTCGCCGATCAGCAGGATGACCACGTCGGCGCCGATGATCCGGTTGATGTCGTTCATCAGGCCCACGCGGGCGTTCTCGACGAAGAACGGGGTGCCGAGGCTGATGCCGGCCGACGTCAGCCCCTGTTGGATGACCGGCAGGATGCGGCCGAGGTTGTTGTCGATCGCTGCGGCCGACAGCCCGTCGCCGACCACGATCTGCACCTGAGGACCCTTGGTGCACCGCTCCTCGATGGTCGCCCTGGCCTCGTCGGAGAGCAGGCGGCCGAGGTCGGGGCGGAGCAGGTACTCGGCGCGGTCGGCGACCCGGGTGGTGACCGTGAACAGGTCGGCGGCCTCCTTGGTCGCCTCGTCGACGGTGCCGTAGATGGCGTCCTGGGTCACGCCGTGGTCGGCCTGGAAGAGCAGGAGGGACGCGGTGCGGGGCCGTGGGCCCGACCGGCCGACGCCGAGCCGGGCGGTCGTGGCCGCGGCCAGGTTCTTCAGGCCCTCCGCGTCGTGCGGGTCGACGACCCCGAGGGCATGCCGAGCTTCGGGATCGGTCGGGTCGGGCAGATCGATCACGACCTCGCCGTCGGTGGGCGCGGGCGCTGGTCCGGGAGCGGTCGTCGTCGCGGACGACCCTGGCGTGGAACGGAGCTCGGCGACGACGGCTCGGACGATGGCGTCGATGTCTGGTGTCGGCATGGTCATCCCTACCGCTGGAGGAAGAAGGAGGCGTCACCGGCCGCGTCCGTGAGGCGGCCGTCCTTCATCAGGCCGAGCCCCTCCATCCACGCCTCGAACTCGGGGATGGGCCGCAGGTCGAGCGCCTGTCGCAGGCTCGGGGCGTCGTGGTAGCTCGTGCACTGGTAGCTGAGCATCGCGTCGTCGCCCATGGGCACGCCCATGAA
Protein-coding regions in this window:
- a CDS encoding aldehyde dehydrogenase family protein — translated: MATDLDIDLRSTQEARRCALGAREAQRAFLTADQETVDRICDAMATAAFDAAARLGQAAHDETGYGVAGHKRLKDEFASRDVWASIRDMPTVGVIRRDAERRLIEIGWPVGVLAALSPSTNPTSTAIFKVLIAVKARNGIVVAPHPSAVGCTSEAVRVMAEAGEAAGMPAGLVSCLTTVTLPGTHELMQHHATSLILATGGSGMVKAAHSVGKPALGVGPGNVPAYVDRSADIPRAAADIVASKAFDHSTICATEQTVVADRPIAAQLRREMESNGAHWLDRSQADIFAGRLFRPEGTMDPRYVGRSPQALGDLAGIDVPPDARVLVADLDEVGPAHPLSREKLTTVLGFIVEDGWRAGCERSIELLKFGGDGHSLVIHARDEDVILAFGLEKPAFRVVVNTWGTFGAIGGTTGVAPSMTLAPGGIGGAVVSDNITVQHVLNIKRVAYETQRPPEAAWSSADRSAQGDARGRVDGGGSSGDGIDAELIARVVRRVLAETEGR
- the eutL gene encoding ethanolamine utilization microcompartment protein EutL, encoding MAVLDPIKPTILSARTIPNVHPDLAAELKLRPEQRSLGMITCDIDDSLYVSLDEATKAAEVEVVYAKSFYAGSAHASGPLSGEIIGIFAGPDPAEVRAGLTACIDYAEGSAWFHAADEAGDLAFFAHTLSRTGSYLSKEADVPEGSPLAYLIAPPIEATIAIDAALKAAEVEMKVWFEPPSETNFSGGLLTGTQSACRAACQAFQDAVLDVARDPVKF
- the eutC gene encoding ethanolamine ammonia-lyase subunit EutC; this translates as MPTPDIDAIVRAVVAELRSTPGSSATTTAPGPAPAPTDGEVVIDLPDPTDPEARHALGVVDPHDAEGLKNLAAATTARLGVGRSGPRPRTASLLLFQADHGVTQDAIYGTVDEATKEAADLFTVTTRVADRAEYLLRPDLGRLLSDEARATIEERCTKGPQVQIVVGDGLSAAAIDNNLGRILPVIQQGLTSAGISLGTPFFVENARVGLMNDINRIIGADVVILLIGERPGLGIADALSAYMGYQPGEGKTDADRDLICMITEHGGTNPLEAGAYVVEFAKRMLQHRASGQELRRATNDDDA